GGCGAGAAGGCTATCGACCGTTCGCCCTGCGGCACCGGCACTTCGGCGCGCATGGCGCAGCTCGCCGCCAAGGGCAAGCTCAAGGTCGGCGACGAATTCGTCCATGAATCGATCATAGGCTCGCTGTTCAAGGGCAAGGTGGAAGCGGCGACGAAGGTGGCCGACCGGGAGGCGATCATTCCCTCCGTCGCCGGCTGGGCGCGGCAGACCGGTATCAACACCATCTTCATCGACGATCGCGACCCCTTCGCCCACGGCTTCGTCGTGAAATAAGCGGTTTCGGTCCTTCCGGAGAGTTCGTTCCGATGCGTAGCACGAAGACAATTCATGTGATCTCGGCTCATGCCGAGGGCGAGGTGGGGGACGTCATCGTCGGTGGGGTCACGCCGCCGCCGGGCGACACCATCTGGGAGCAGAGCCGCTGGATCGCGCGCGACCAGACCTTGCGCAATTTTGTCCTGAACGAACCGCGCGGCGGTGTGTTCCGTCACGTCAATCTGCTGGTGCCGCCGAAGCACCCGGAAGCGGATGCGGCCTTCATCATCATGGAGCCGGAGGACACGCCGCCGATGTCGGGGTCGAACTCGATCTGCGTTTCGACGGTACTGCTCGACAGCGGCATCCTGCCGATGCGGGAGCCGGTGACGGAAATCACTCTGGAAGCGCCCGGCGGTCTCGTCCGGGTGCGGGCGGAATGCCGGAACGGCAAGGCCGAGCGCATCCATGTGCGCAACCTGCCGAGCTTTGCCGAGCGGCTGGACGCCAGGCTGGAGGTCGAAGGGCTGGGCACGCTCACCGTCGACACCGCCTATGGCGGCGACAGTTTTGTCATCGTCGACGCCGCGGCCCTGGGTTTCGCCCTGAAGGCGGACGAGGCGGGCGACATTGCCAAGCTCGGCGTGAAGATCACCAATGCGGCCAACGCCGCGCTCGGTTTCCACCATCCCGAGAACCCCGACTGGAAGCATTTTTCTTTCTGCCTGTTCGCCGGCGCCGTCGAGCGCACGGCCGAGGGCCTGCGCGCGGGAGCGGCCGTCGCGATCCAGCCCGGCAAGGTCGATCGTTCGCCCACCGGCACGGCGCTGTCGGCGCGGATGGCGGTGCTGCATGCCCGCGGCCAGATGGGGCTCGAGGATCGCCTGACGGCGGTTTCGGTGATCGGCTCGACCTTCACCGGCCGCATTGTCGGCACCACGGAAGTCGGCGGTCGCCCGGCGATCCTGCCGGAAATCTCCGGCCGCGCTTGGATCACCGGCACGCACCAGCACATGCTCGACCCCGACGACCCATGGCCGGAGGGCTACAAGCTGGCCGATACCTGGCCGAAGAAATCATAGGCTGCGCAAACAATCCTTCGCTGCCGGTGCCGGCTTGGCGATCCTCAAGGGAAAAACGGCAATGTGCGGACCCAGAGCTCAAGCGTCGTCTCGTTGCCCAATGTCGCTGACCTGTGCGGGAGGTGAGACTGAAAATGCATAG
The genomic region above belongs to Mesorhizobium terrae and contains:
- a CDS encoding trans-3-hydroxy-L-proline dehydratase, yielding MRSTKTIHVISAHAEGEVGDVIVGGVTPPPGDTIWEQSRWIARDQTLRNFVLNEPRGGVFRHVNLLVPPKHPEADAAFIIMEPEDTPPMSGSNSICVSTVLLDSGILPMREPVTEITLEAPGGLVRVRAECRNGKAERIHVRNLPSFAERLDARLEVEGLGTLTVDTAYGGDSFVIVDAAALGFALKADEAGDIAKLGVKITNAANAALGFHHPENPDWKHFSFCLFAGAVERTAEGLRAGAAVAIQPGKVDRSPTGTALSARMAVLHARGQMGLEDRLTAVSVIGSTFTGRIVGTTEVGGRPAILPEISGRAWITGTHQHMLDPDDPWPEGYKLADTWPKKS